The genomic segment GCCCGCGACTGGCCTTCACGCCTGGCGGGCCTGTTCTGTCGGGCGTCGCCGCAATCGATACGAGCTATGAGCGCAGCTATCACGGCTGGTCGCCGGCGCTGGCGGCGAGCTGGCGCCCCGACAAGAGCAACCTGCTGTTTGCCGCGATCAGCCGCAGTTTCGAGCCGCCGGCCCATGACGACCTGCTGGGCACAACGGGCGGCACACCCAACGCCTCGCCGACCGGCTTTTCCACGCCCGATCTCGACGCCCAGACGGCGACCACCGTGGAAATCGGCTGGCGCAGCGACTACGATCTGTGGAAGGTGGATGCCGTTGCCTATTATTCGTGGGTGGACAACGAGCTTCTCAGCCTGCGTGACAGCAGCGGCTCGCTGCTCTCCGCCTTCAATGCCGACCGGACGATCCACGCGGGGCTTGAACTCGGCGTCTCCGGCGAGATCCTGCAGGGCCTCACGGGCCGGCTTGCCTATACGTATCAGGGCTTCCGCTTCGACAACGATCCGCTGCGCGGCGACAATCGCCTTGCCGGCGCGCCGTCCCATGTCGTGCACCTCGCGCTGCAATATGCGGTGACGGAGGACTGGGATATCGGTGCGGCCCTGCAATGGGTTCCGGCCAAGACGCCCGTCGACAACATGAACACGCTTCATGCCGATCCATATGCGGTCGTCGATCTCAAGACCGAATACCGCATCAACGAGGCATTCAGCCTCTACGGCGCCGTCACCAACGTCTTCGACAGGACCTACGCCTCCTCCACCCTGATCCTCGATCAGGCGAGCGCCGGGCAGGCCGTCTACCTGCCGGGCGATGGCCGCGGTTTCTATGCCGGCATCAAGGCGCGCTTCTGACGAAAGGACGATCGACATGACCCTTCTCAACCGCCGTGACGTTCTGGCCGGCCTCTCTGCACTGACGGTCGCGGCGCTGGCGTCGCCTTCTATCCTGAGAGCTGCCGCACCGCTCACGCTCTATGGCCCGCCGGCCGCGCCTTCCGCCGTGCTTGCCCATGCGGTCAAGGGCGGCTTCCTCAGGGATGTCGCGCCCTCGGCGGTCTTCCGGGCCTGGAAGACGCCGGACGAGATGCGCGCGGCCGTTGCCTCGGGCTCGATGGGCGCCGTGGTGATGCCGAGCTATGCGGCCGCCAACCTGCACAACCGGGGCCTCGGCCTCGGCCTTCTCAACGTGCTCACCACTGGCCTTCTCTATGTGGTCTCGAAGGATGAAAGCCTGAAGACGGTGGCGGACCTTAAGGGCAGGACGCTCGCCTTGCCGTTCAAGAACGACATGCCGGATTTCGTGATGGCGCGGCTTCTGACGAAGGCGGGATTGGGGCAGGGCGACGTGACGCTCGAATATACCGCCTCGCCGCCGGAGGCAGTGCAACTGCTGCTGACCGGCCGCGCCGATGCCGCCCTTCTCAGCGAGCCGGCGGCGACTGGCGTCATCATCAAGGCGAAATCGATGTTCATGGCCGTCCACCGCGCCATCGACATCCAGGCCGAATGGCAGGCTGTTGCGGGCACATCGGAGATCCCGCAGGCCGGTCTTGCGTTGACGGCCGAGGTGCAGCAGGCGCTCGGCGCGGCGGGAACCGACGGTTTGCAAAAGGCGATCGAGGCCGCGCTTGCCGATGCGCTTGGCGACCCCGGGGCCGCCTCTGCCGCTGTCGCGGACGCCCTCGGTTTTCCGCCGGAAATCATCGCCGCATCCTTCCCGACCAGCCATTTGAGCGCGATCCCCGCCAGCGCGGCACGCAAGACCCTCGAAGGCTTCTATGGCGTGCTGGCGGAGGCCAATCCGGCGATCATCGGCGGCAAGCTGCCGGGCGACGGTTTCTATCTGGTGTGATGCCATGAACGCTCTCCTTGTCGGCCTCGGCTGGACGGGCCGCTATCTGTGGGCCGGCTGGGCGGGCCTTGCCGGCATTTTCTGCTTTCTCGCCGTCTGGCAGGCCGGGCACGAAATTTACGGCTCCTTCGTCCTGCCGTCCCCGCCCGAAACGGCGGCGGCAATCGGCACGCTCGTGGCGCGGCCGGATTTCTGGACGATCGTCTCGCAGAGCGCCGGCCGGGCGCTTTCGGGTTTCGCGCTCGCCGCCATTATCGGCACGGCGACGGGGCTCGTCGCCGGCTATTCCTTCGCCGCCATGCGGCTGATGAAGCCGGTGGTCACCGTCATGCTGGGCGTGCCGCCGATCGGCTGGATTGTGCTTGCGCTGATCTGGTTCGGCTCCACGGGCGGAACCGCGATCCTGACCGTCGTCATCGCCTCCGCGCCGCTCTCCTTCGCGGGCGCGCTGGAAGGGGTCGCCAAACGCGACCGGCAGCTCGACATCATGGCCCAATCCTTCGGCGCCTCCTGGCTCTACCGACTGCGCACGATCACCCTGCCGCATGTGCTCTCCTATCTTTTTCCTGCTTGGACAACGACGGCCGGCAGCGCCTGGAAGGTGACGGTCATGGCCGAACTCCTCTCCAATTCCGGCGGTATCGGCGGCGAGCTTGCAACGGCGCGGGCACTCTTCGACATCCCGCTCGTCACGGCCTGGCTGGCGATCACCGTGATCCTGGCGCTCGCAACCGACTACGGCGTGCTGCATGTGGTGCGCGAGGCTGTGGAGCGCTGGCGCAGCGCCGGCCTTCCATGGGGCGTAAAGCGATGACGGAAAGCGCCACGCTGGCCTTCTCCCGCGTCGGGCATGCCTTTCTCGGGCGCAGCCTCTTTGAGGATTTCGACCTTGCCATAAGCAAGGGCGAGGCCGTTGCCCTGCTTGGTCCCTCCGGCAGCGGCAAGACGACCCTCTTGCAGATCGCCGCCGGCATCGTCGAACCTGTCAGGGGGCGGGTTTCGCGAGGATACCACCGCCAGGCCGTCGTGTTCCAGGAACCGCGCCTGCTGCCGTGGATGACGTTGACGGACAACATCGCCTACGGCCTTGCCGCGCGGGGCGAGGGCATAGCGAGACGGCGCAGGACGGCCGAACGCCTTGCTCATGCCGTCGGCCTGGAGGAGGCGGATTTCGGAAAATACCCGGCAGAACTCTCCGGCGGCATGCGGCAACGGGCGAACGTGGCGCGGGCGCTCGCCGTCGATCCCGACATGCTGTTTCTCGACGAGCCCTTCAGCGCGACGGATGTCGGCCTGCGCCGGCACCTTCAGGATCTGCTGATCGCCGCGGCGCAGGAGAAAGGTTTTTCCGTGCTGCTGGTTACGCACGACCTTGCCGAAGCCGTTCGCGTGGCGGACCGCATCGTGGTCCTCTCTGCCCGCGACGGGCGTATCGCGGCGAGCCGCGCGCTTGCCGGCCGGCCGGGCGACCGCTCGGAACGGGCCATTTTCCAGCAGGTGGAGGCGTGGTCGCGCGATCCTGTCTTCGGCGAGCTTTTTTCGGCGTCGGAGCGACTGAGATGACGGAGCGTCCCATCCTTGCCGAAGCACTGCGGCTGTTCTTTCCCCTGGCCGCCGCCCATGGCGCACTGCTGCCTTTCCTGTGGGTGATCGCGGGTGGTTATGAGTTGCCCTTCGCCGCGGACATTCCGCCCTCGCAATGGCATGCCCACGAGATGATCTTCGGCACTTACGGCATGGCGCTCGCCGGTTTCCTCGGCTCGGCCGTGCCGGAATGGACCGATACCCGCCCGGCGCGGGGCAGGACGCTGCTCTGCCTTGCCGCCCTCTGGCTGCCGGCGCGGCTGATCGGCGCGATGGGAGCGGATGTCTTGAGCCTGGTCGCCGCCGTCTTCGACCTCGCCTTCCTCCTTGCGCTTTCGATGCTGATCGGCCGGGCAATGCTTGAACGCCGCACGGCGAAGCATCTCGCCTTCCCGTTCTGGCTACTCTCCTTTGCCGCAGTGGAGGCCAGTATGCGCTATTGCTGGTTCACCCGCGATGTCGCACTTGCCGCCCGCCTCCTGGAAACGGCGGTTTGCATTTTCATCGTGATGTTTTCCCTCTCCGCCTCGCGCATCAATGTCGTGGTGATCAACCTGGCGCTAGACCCGACCGGCGAAACGACACCGTACCGACCGCATCCGGGGCGGCGTCATGCGGCCGCCGCTATGACGGTGCTCTATCTGGCCTCAGCCTTGTTCTTTCCCGAAAGCGCCGTCTCGGCTTGGCTGGCGCTGGCGGCTGGCGCCGCGTTCCTCGACCGGCTTGCCGAATGGTTCATCGGTCGTCCCGCCTTCAAGACGGAGGTCGCGATGCTGGCGCTTGGCAACGCCTTTGCCGGCGCGGGTTTCTTTGCGCTCGGCGCGACGCGCTTGGGCTTCGATCTGCCGCGTGTCGCCGGCCTACACATGCTCTCGATCGGCGCGCTCGGATGCGCGGTGATTGCCGTGCTGATCATCGCGGGCCTGCGGCATACGGGCCGCGATCTTCTCCACCTGCCCTGGCAGGCCCACGGCGCGGCCCTTCTGATGGCCGCCGCTGCCTTCGTCCGCGTTCTCCCGGAATTCGATTTCGCCTCCGGCCTCGCACCCCTGCACCACGCGGCGAGCGCGGTGCTGTGGGCCGCGAGCTTTGGCGTGTGGCTTCACGGCTTCTTCCCGATGCTCGCCACTCCAACCGTTGGCCAGGAGGAGAGTGCCTGCCATTGACGACGGAAAGACGCCTTGGCCGCGCACGGCATCACCCCGTTCCGAGACGAGAAGCCTTTATCAGATGAGTGCCCAGTCCTTCGTCTGGCGGCGGCGATACGGCCTCCGGCGGTGATGAGGTCGTCGCGGCTGCCGGATTTCGGCGCCGAGGCGAACAAGATCGCTCGGCGTCATGCCGCCCGGCGGTGTCAGGTTATCTAGGGTCATGCCGAATACGCTTCGCCTCGCGTTCACACGGAAACCCACAACAACTTGAAAGAAATCAATTTCTATTATCCGTCTCCGCTGTCAGTCCGTCGACTGTCTTGCGGCGAAGTAGGCCGCGAGGGCCGCCATGTCTTCCTCTTCCAGGTTCGCGGCAACCTTCTGCATCACATCCCTGAACGGACCGCCGCCGCGCGTCTTGGCGGCGAAGCGTTTCAACTGGCTTTCGAGATAGGCGGCCGGCTGGCCGGAAAGCCGCGGAAAGGCGGGGTTGGCGCCGGCCTTGTCATGGCAGGACAGGCAGGCAGGAACGCGTCTGGCCGGATCGCCCTTCAGGGCGAGCGTTTCGCCGCGCGCCGTGTCCCTAGAGACGGGGTGTCGGAAACCCGGAGGCTGGGCGGCAAAGTGGCGGGCGAGGGTGCGGCGGTCCTCGTCGTCCAGCCCCTCGATCGCGACGGCCATGACGCCGCTTCCGCGCGTTCCGTCGGCATAGGCGGCAAGGGCCTGCTCCAGATAGGTGACGGATTGCCCGGCAAGCTGCGGGATGAGGCTTTGCCCGTCGAGCCGGTCCGGCGCGTGGCAGCCGTTGCACGTCCCGATCACGCTGTCCATCGCCGTCGACCGCGTGGCGGCAAAGCCCGCAAGGTCGCGATAGCCCGCCGCGTCGAGCTGCCGATAGCGGCGCAGGAAGGCGACCATGGCCCAGGCTTCATCCTCGCGCCCCGCCACCGGCCAGGCCGGCATGCCGGTGAAGCGCACGCCATGCTGCACGATCTGGAAAAGCTCGGCATCGCTCCATTCGCCGATCTTGTCCTTCAGGTCCGGCGGGGCGGGCAGCATGTTGCGGACGCTCGCCGGCCGCGGCAGGGCGGGCGAACCGTGACAGAGGGCGCAGCCTTTCTCGAAATGGCCGGCCGCCATCGGCAGCATGCCCTCTGTGAAGGCGGGGACCGGCGTTCCGATGGCCGCCGTGCGCACGGAGGAGCGCATCACCCAGTGCAGAAACCAGTCGGTCGCCTTCCAGTGGCCCGTGCTCGCGCCCACCCCGATGATGCCTGACCAGGCAACGAGGAAGGCGGCGACCATGCCGGCAAGGACGAGGCCGGCAATCTGTTTCCAGCCGATCAGCATTGCGCCCTGTCCTCCCGCAGCAACCCGGCCAGCAGCACTATCCCTCCGAGAAGATAGGCGCAGGCGCCGACCATCAGCATGACGACCCCGCCGATCTGCTGGTCGGCGGCGGCCGAAAGCGAAATGCCGAAGCAGGAGACGTCGCCCTCGCCGTAGAGGGGGCGAGGGGCGAGGGCCAGCAGCACGCCGAGCAGGGTCATGTGCATCGAGGTGAACAGCAGCCCGGCCGCGCCGGCAAGACGGCCTTCCCCCGGCCGGAGGCAGGCACGCCAGAGCAGGACACCCGCCGCAAGGAAACTTGCCTGTTCGAGAAGCGAGAGCGCGAGGCTCGCATCGGCGAGCGCGCGTAGCGCCGGCAGGTGCCAGAACCAGACGGCGACGAGTTCGACGAAGGATGCGAGCATGGGCGTCATCCGGGCGACGCCCGGAAGCGCATCGAGCCGCGTGCCGGGCATGCCGCAGGCGATGAGCGGCGCGGCGACCGCGACGATACCCATATGGACGACCATGTGGACGGCGAACGAGCCGCCGCCGAAGCTCGCCACGAGAACGGCGCAAAGCACGATGAGGAGGAGAAGGCCAAGGATGCGTGCGGATCTCTTCATGGCTGGCAGGCCTCGATGAAGACGAGCGGCACGGCGACGAAGAGCACGGCCACGAAGCTGAGGCCGGAGAGCAGCAGCGTCGCGAAGCCCTGGAAGAGCAGGCGATCCCTGCGGGTCGGCTCGTCGTGCGGCGGATCGCCGGAGCCGAAGCCCCATTGCCGCCAGGCGAGAAAGGCGGAGAGGACGATCCCGCCGAGCGCCGCAAGCGTGACGGCGCCGAGCGCGAGGCGCATCGTCCCGAAGGAGAACGGCGCGGCACCCGCTTTCGCACAGTAGGTCGCGGCGGTGATGTAGCAGGCGAGGAAATGCAGCGCCCAGATCGTCGGTGCGGTGAAGAGCGTCCAGAGGCTTTCGACTTCCTTGGGGATCAGGCGCATGGCATCACCTCAAACCCGGAAAGAGGCCGAGGACGCCGAAGGACGTGATCGCCGTGATGACGAGGAAGTGCCAGTAGAGCACGACATTGCGGAGGTCCATGTCGTGGCGGGCGCTCATCCGGCCCGCCAGACTCCGCGCCAGGCAATAGGCCTGCATGATGACGCCGACGCCGCCATGCACGACGGTCCACAGGGCGACGACCCAGACGATGGCCGGATAGACATGTGCGGTCGGGTCCATGCCGGTGAGATAGGGGCCGGCAAGGCCGGCGCAACCGGCGGCGAGCGTCAGGAGGGCGGAGAGCACGAGCCAGAGGCGCGTGCGCGTATGGCGGTCGCCTTCGTTCGCCTTGCGGGCCGCCAGCATCGCCAGCCAGGCAAGCGTGAAGAGGAGGGCCGCGGCGAGCGGCCAGAGCGTGCCGGGGCCGGCATGGCCGGCGGTGAAGTCGTCGTGGATCGTCCAGTAGAAGAAATAGCCGAACATCAGGCTGGCATAGGCCGTGCCGTCGCCCGCCATGGTGATGAACATGGCCCACCAGCCGACCGATTGCGGGCCGGATGTATAGAGCGGCAGGGTTTCGCCGAGGCCGACGTCGCGCATCTCCTCCCGGGGAATGGCGGCCGTGCCGGTCCAGAGCCAGGCGACGATGGCGGCAAGTGTCAGCACCGCGAAGGCCGCCGTCGCGATCCACCAGTGGAAGGTGAGGGCGATGAAGACGCCGCCGAGCGAGAAGGCGGCGAGGATGGTGAGGAGCGAGGTGCCACCGACGCGCAGGCACTGGATGGGCGTGGCGTCGAGCACGGAAGTGACGAGCGTCTCGCGCGCGCCGTCCTTCGCATCCGGCAGGTAGAAGCGGCCGGCCTTGATGTCCTCGACGAGGCCCGGCTGGTCCCAGATCGGATAGCGGCTCCGGATGATCGGGATGGAGCGCACGCCCCATTTCTCCTCCGGCTCGGAAATCCATTCCAGCGTGCCGGCATTCCAGGGGTTCTCCTCGCCCCTCGGCTGGCGATGCTTCGGCCGCAGCACGTCGATGACGACGACGAGCACGCCCGCCGCGAAGACGAAGGCCCCGATGGTCGAGATCAGGTTGAACCAGTCCCAGCCGATATCGGCGGGATAGGTGAAGACGCGCCGCGGCATGCCCCGCAGGCCCGCCAGATGCATCGGGAAGAAGGCGACGTTGAAGCCGCAGAACATCAGCCAGAAGGCGACCTTGCCGAGCCGGTCGGAGAGCTTTCGGGCGTCCAGCAGCGGATAATAATAGTAGATGCCGGCGACGATCGGGAAGAGCATGCCGCCGATCAGCACATAGTGCAGGTGCGCGACGATGAAATAGGTGTCGTGCGCCTGCCAGTCGAAGGGCACGAGCGCGACCATCACGCCCGTCAGGCCGCCGATGATGAAGATCGCAAGGCCTCCGGTGCCGAACAGCATCGGTACGGAGAAGATGACGCGGCCGGCGAGCATGGTGGCGATGAAGACGAAGATCTGCACGCCGGTCGGGATCGCCACGGCCTCCGAGGCGGCGGAGAAGAAGGCGAGCGAGATCTGCGGCAAGCCCGTCGTGAACATGTGGTGCACCCACAGGCCGAAGCTCAGGAAACCGGTGCCGACGGCGGCAAGCACGATCCACGAATAGCCGACGATGGGGCGCTGCGCGAAGGTGGGCACGATCATCGCCATCAGCGCGATGGCCGGCAGGAAGATGATGTAGACCTCCGGATGGCCGAAGATCCAGAAGAGATGCTGCCAGAGCAGCGGATCGCCGCCGCGCGCCGCATCGAAGAAGGGCCAGCCGAACATCCGCTCCATCTCGAAGAGGATGTCGCCGGCGATCAGCGGCGGGAAGGCGAAGAGGATCATGCCGGCGACGATCAGCAGATACCAGGCGAAGAGCGGCATCATGTTGATACGCATGCCCGGCGCGCGGCACTTCATGATGCCGACGATGAGCTCGACGGCGGCGGCGATGGAGGCGACCTCGATGAAGGAGAGACCGAGCAGCCAGATGTCGGCGCCGATGCCGGAATATTCCTTGTCGGTGGCGAGCGGCGGATACATGAACCAGCCGGTGTTCGGCGCCGCGCCGAAGAGGATGGAGCCGCAGACGAAGATGCCGCCGAGCGCGAAGCTCCAGAAGCCGAAGGCCGAAAGGCGCGGAAAGGGCAGCTCCCGCGCGCCGAGCATGGAGGGAAGCAGGAAGATCGCCACCGCCTCGAAGATCGGCACGGCGAAGAGGAACATCATCACCGTGCCGTGCAGGGTGAAGGCCTGGTTGAAGATATCGGCGGAGAGGAAATCGTTATCGGGCACGGCGAGCTGCACGCGCACGAGCAGCGCCAGCACGCCGGCGAACAGCATGAAGAGGAAGGCCGCCGCGCCGTACCACAGGCCGATCTCGGTATTGTTGACCGAGGTCCAGTAGCGCCAGCCGGACGGCGTGCGCCAGACTTCGCGCAGCTCCGCTTCCTGCGCCTCGCGCTCCTCCTTCGAAAGATCGGGGCTCAGGGCATCGGTCATTTGAGCCCCGCGAGATAGTCGGCGATGGCGGCGATGTCGCTTTCGGGCAGCATGTCGAAGGCCGGCATCTTTGCACCGGGCTTCACGGCGGCCGGGTCTCGGATGAAGCGGGCGACGTTTTCCGCGGTGTTGGCGAGCGTTCCGGCGCCGACCGTCTGGCGCTGGCCGAAGAGGGTGAGGTCCGGGCCGAGGCTTGCGGCGGGCGTCACGCCGCGCACGCCATGACAGCCCGCGCAGCCGTGCCGGGCGAAAAGTTGCTCCCCTTCGCCGCCCCCCGCCCGGCTTCCCACCGCCTGTGCGCTGCGCCATGCCGCATAGTCCGCTTGCTCCATGACGATGACGGAAAAGGCCATCAGGGTATGCGAGGCCCCGCAGAATTCGGCGCAGGGCGCGCGGAAGACGCCCGCTTTCGTCGGCAGCAGCGACAGCGTGTTCGTGCGGCCGGGGATCATGTCCATCTTTCCGCCGAGCGCCGGGATCCAGAAGGAGTGGATGACGTCGGCCGCCTTCAGCGAGAAGGCCACGCGCTCGCCGATGGGAAGGCGCAGCTCGTTCGCCGTTTCGAAGGCGGGCAGGCCGTCCGTCGCCGGATAGCGGATGCGCCACCAGAACTGTTCGCCCGTCACCTCGATCGTCTCGGGCGCCGGCGCATAGCGCGCGAGCCAGGGCCGGATGGCCGGCATCAGCCAGACGGCATAGGCGAGCAGCGCCAGCAGCACGACGAGCGGAAAGGCGACGCCGCCCCAGACGATCAGCCGCCCGGCCGTCTTCTCGCTCCAGGGCGCCTTCTGCTTTCGTGCCGCATGCAGGAGCAGGCCGACGACGGCAAGCCAGATCAGCGCCCCGCCCATGACCATGACGAGAAGGAGCCGGTAGATCGCGGCCGCTTCCTCACCCGCAGGGTCGAGCGCCGACTGGACGCCGGAACAGCCGCTCAACGGCATTAGCAAGGGAAGAAGGGCGCGTCGGTGAATGTCCGTGCTCCAGGCTGGGTTTCCTGTTGGCGATATGGCTCGCGGCAGCGCACAGGCAAGGGTTGGGGAGCAGTAATCGCAATAGCGCTCGGCAATCTCGAATATACCGTATCGGAACACCGGTACGTTCGGCGCGTTTCTGACCGTGAATCCAGGAGGTCCAAATGAAGACGATCATCGTCCTCACCTGCATGGGGCTGTCGTTGGCGGCGTGTCGCCATGCCTAGCGATCCCGTCTGGACGCTCGAACGCAGCTTCTGGCTCGAAGGGGCTTCTTTTTACGATGCGCACCTTCATGCCGGGGCGGTGATGATCTTTCCCCATATGGGAACCCTCGACCGCATCTCGATTATAGAAAGCCTCGCTGCGGCCTCGCGTTGGACGGAGGTCGAGATGGAAGAACGGCACACGGCAGCAGCAGACCATACGATCGTCTTGACCTATCTGGCTGTGGCACACCGTGATACCGATCCACCCTATCGTGCCTTTTGCAGCTCAACCTATGTCCGCACGGGCGACGACTGGATGATGTTGGCGCACCAGCAGACACCACAAGACTAGGCAGTGATGCTTGCGGGCCTGAATTGCGCAGAACGAGGACATGGTCCCTCGTGCATCGGGAGATTGCCGCGCAACACGGGGCCCTGCGTCTAAGAGTTCCATAAACTGCGTTATGCAAGAAGCACCTGTAGAGGGGGTACATTCTATTCCAGTCCCGGCATTGCTCCTCTGCTCTCAAACGAATTCAAACCACTTTGGAGCACCTGTTGCGGACTATCGCTTATGGCGGCTGCCTTGATCAGATGGATCTACTGCGTACCAGCAGCCAAAGGAGATAGAACCCGCCCAGAAGGCCAGTGGTCAGACCGATGGGCATGTGGATGTTGATCGGCAGGTGCTGGCTGGCGAGATCGGCGGCGAGAAGCAGGACCATGCCCATCATCGCGCCGGAGACGACAGGCACGTCCGGCGATGCGCTCAACCGGCGCGCAAGCTGCGGTGCGGCGAGTGCGACGAAGGCGATGGGGCCGGCGGCGGCGGTGGCGATCGAGGTCAGCCCGACGGCGGCCATGATCATCACGAGGCGCGTGCGCTCGGCATCGACGCCGAGCTGACGGGCGGCATCGTCGCCCATTTCGAGCAGGTTCAGCCGGCGTGCATGGAGGATTGCGATCGGCAGGACGACCGCAAAGCCGATGGCGGCCGGCACGACATGCGACCAGGTGCGTGTGTTGAGCGAGCCGGCGAGCCAGAGCTGGGCGGACGCCGCCTGGTCGAGATCGCCGCTCACCAGCAGGATCGTGTTGACGCCGGAGAGCGTTGCGCCGACGCCGATGCCGACCAGCACGAGCCGGTAGCCGCCGGTGGAACGCCCCTTGCGGGCGAGCAGGAAGACCGCGACGGCGGTGAGGACGCCTGACAGGACGGCCGCCACCGACGTCTCGAACGGCCCGGCATCCAGCAGCATGATCTGCACGATCGCCCCGGTCGCCGCCCCCGTCGTGAAGCCGATCACATCGGGCGAGCCGAGTGCGTTGCGTGAGATGGACTGGAAGATCGACCCCGCCATGCCGAGCGCGCCGCCGACGAGGATGGCCGTCAGCAGGCGCGGCAGCCGGATGCGCAGGAGGACGCGCTCGGCCTTGGCATTGTCCCCCTGCCCGGAGAGCACCGCCAGAACCTCGCCGGCGCTGAAGGACAGGGTGCCGCTGCCGAGGAGCAGGATGGCGAAGGCGGCAAGGACCAGTGCCAGCACGCCGCAAAGCACGACGACCCTCGGCCGCCAGCGAAACGACAGCGACCCGACCCGGCGGACGGAGGCGGGCGCGGTTCTCATAGCTGCTTCAGCCGGAACTTGCGGACGATGAGGATGAAGAACGGCCCGCCGACCAGCGCGGTGACGATCCCCGCCGCGATTTCCTCCGGCGCGACGATCACTCGGCCGAGGCAATCGGCGCCGAGCAGCAGGATGGCGGCGAAAAGGGCCGAATAGGGAAGCAGCCAGCGATAATCCGGACCGGTAATGGTGCGGGCGAGGTGCGGCGCCACCAGGCCGACGAAGCCGATGGGACCGGCCGCGGCCGTCGCCGCACCGGCAAGCAGCATCACCGAGAAACACGCGAGGACCAGCGTGAGGCGGGTATCGAGGCCGAGCGCCTTGCCGAGGTCTTCCCCAAGGGCGATGGCATTGAGGTTTGCGGCGATGGCGAACGCAGTTCCAAGACCGCAGGCCGTCGCGACGGCGAGGATGGCGGCGATGTCGAAACCGCGCCCGGCGACCGACCCCGCCGCCCAATTGCGGAAATTGTCGAGCACCGAGAGCGGCGCATTGATCAGCACGATGCCGGTGACCGCGCCCAGCATGACCGAGAGGCCGGCACCGGCCAGCACCAGTCGCACCGGGTTCGTGCCGGTTTCATGCGCGCGCCCGAGCAGGAAGACGGCAACTCCCGCAAGCCCCGCGCCGGCAACGCCGAACCAGACATAGCCGGCCATGGTCGTTGCACCGAAAAGGCAGGCGCCGAGCACGACCGCGACGGCAGCGCCGGCATTGACGCCGAGCAGCCCGGGTTCGGCCAGCGGATTGCGCGTGACCGCCTGCATCACCGCCCCGGCGACGCCGAGAGCAAGGCCGGCAAGCAGCGCGACCGCAGTTCTCGGCAAGCGCAGGGTCCAGACGATCAGGTGGCGGTCGTCGCGCGCGTCATGGGCGAAAATCGCATCGAGAACGGCCTGGAGGGGGATGGGCCGCGACCCGAAGGCGAGGCTGGCGAGGGAGAGCAGGACAAGCACGGCAAGGCCGGCGACAAGGCCGGCAAGCCGCCGCCTTCGGCGCGCGCAACTCTGTGCCCGACCCGAAACCGCCGCGGTCATCGGTTCTTCAGGGACCGGGCCACCGTGTCGATCATCTGCCGGCCGGAATAGTAGTCGATGCGGAAGGAGGTCGGCCCGAGCGGATAGACCCGCTTGCCCATCACGGCAGGAAGGTTGGCGAGGACGGGATCTGCGAGGAAGGCCCCGACATCGTCCTCCGTCGCGCGCAGCAGGAAGATCGTCTCGCCGGCAATCGCCGCCGGCAGGTTCTCCTGCGAGATGAACTCGAAATCGGAGGCGCGCGTTACCTGGCCGCGCAGGCTCTCGGGCAGGCCGACCACCGTCATGCCAAGCGCGGAGAGAAGCTGCGCCTGCGGGCTCGCGGGCTTGCTGACGGAATAGCTGCCGCCGATATTGTAGCCGACGATGCTGACCGGCTCTTCGACGGACGGCAATGTGGCCGCGACCTCCGCCGCATAGGCATCGAACCGGCGGATAGCATCGGCCGCCTGGTCTTCAAGGCCGGTGGTCCTGCCGAGCGCGCGAGCGATATCCTGCCAGCTTTGGTTGGAGTAGTTGACGACGATGGCCGGAATACCCTGCGCCTCGAGCTCGGCAT from the Shinella zoogloeoides genome contains:
- a CDS encoding ABC transporter substrate-binding protein, translated to MTLLNRRDVLAGLSALTVAALASPSILRAAAPLTLYGPPAAPSAVLAHAVKGGFLRDVAPSAVFRAWKTPDEMRAAVASGSMGAVVMPSYAAANLHNRGLGLGLLNVLTTGLLYVVSKDESLKTVADLKGRTLALPFKNDMPDFVMARLLTKAGLGQGDVTLEYTASPPEAVQLLLTGRADAALLSEPAATGVIIKAKSMFMAVHRAIDIQAEWQAVAGTSEIPQAGLALTAEVQQALGAAGTDGLQKAIEAALADALGDPGAASAAVADALGFPPEIIAASFPTSHLSAIPASAARKTLEGFYGVLAEANPAIIGGKLPGDGFYLV
- a CDS encoding ABC transporter permease; this translates as MNALLVGLGWTGRYLWAGWAGLAGIFCFLAVWQAGHEIYGSFVLPSPPETAAAIGTLVARPDFWTIVSQSAGRALSGFALAAIIGTATGLVAGYSFAAMRLMKPVVTVMLGVPPIGWIVLALIWFGSTGGTAILTVVIASAPLSFAGALEGVAKRDRQLDIMAQSFGASWLYRLRTITLPHVLSYLFPAWTTTAGSAWKVTVMAELLSNSGGIGGELATARALFDIPLVTAWLAITVILALATDYGVLHVVREAVERWRSAGLPWGVKR
- a CDS encoding ABC transporter ATP-binding protein; the protein is MTESATLAFSRVGHAFLGRSLFEDFDLAISKGEAVALLGPSGSGKTTLLQIAAGIVEPVRGRVSRGYHRQAVVFQEPRLLPWMTLTDNIAYGLAARGEGIARRRRTAERLAHAVGLEEADFGKYPAELSGGMRQRANVARALAVDPDMLFLDEPFSATDVGLRRHLQDLLIAAAQEKGFSVLLVTHDLAEAVRVADRIVVLSARDGRIAASRALAGRPGDRSERAIFQQVEAWSRDPVFGELFSASERLR
- a CDS encoding NnrS family protein, which produces MTERPILAEALRLFFPLAAAHGALLPFLWVIAGGYELPFAADIPPSQWHAHEMIFGTYGMALAGFLGSAVPEWTDTRPARGRTLLCLAALWLPARLIGAMGADVLSLVAAVFDLAFLLALSMLIGRAMLERRTAKHLAFPFWLLSFAAVEASMRYCWFTRDVALAARLLETAVCIFIVMFSLSASRINVVVINLALDPTGETTPYRPHPGRRHAAAAMTVLYLASALFFPESAVSAWLALAAGAAFLDRLAEWFIGRPAFKTEVAMLALGNAFAGAGFFALGATRLGFDLPRVAGLHMLSIGALGCAVIAVLIIAGLRHTGRDLLHLPWQAHGAALLMAAAAFVRVLPEFDFASGLAPLHHAASAVLWAASFGVWLHGFFPMLATPTVGQEESACH
- a CDS encoding c-type cytochrome, yielding MLIGWKQIAGLVLAGMVAAFLVAWSGIIGVGASTGHWKATDWFLHWVMRSSVRTAAIGTPVPAFTEGMLPMAAGHFEKGCALCHGSPALPRPASVRNMLPAPPDLKDKIGEWSDAELFQIVQHGVRFTGMPAWPVAGREDEAWAMVAFLRRYRQLDAAGYRDLAGFAATRSTAMDSVIGTCNGCHAPDRLDGQSLIPQLAGQSVTYLEQALAAYADGTRGSGVMAVAIEGLDDEDRRTLARHFAAQPPGFRHPVSRDTARGETLALKGDPARRVPACLSCHDKAGANPAFPRLSGQPAAYLESQLKRFAAKTRGGGPFRDVMQKVAANLEEEDMAALAAYFAARQSTD
- a CDS encoding cytochrome c oxidase assembly protein; the protein is MKRSARILGLLLLIVLCAVLVASFGGGSFAVHMVVHMGIVAVAAPLIACGMPGTRLDALPGVARMTPMLASFVELVAVWFWHLPALRALADASLALSLLEQASFLAAGVLLWRACLRPGEGRLAGAAGLLFTSMHMTLLGVLLALAPRPLYGEGDVSCFGISLSAAADQQIGGVVMLMVGACAYLLGGIVLLAGLLREDRAQC